From Pieris napi chromosome 24, ilPieNapi1.2, whole genome shotgun sequence:
ccgttgggtacagaaaaacgttacggtgcgTTACATGAGGGGGGGGGGAGTCAattatctccaaaaattgcgtgacgtaatacttggaCCATTTCCACTTTAACTTCTTTACATACAAAGATAcatcaaaatcatattcttcGACAGGCTCTTACGAAATGGGATGAGCTCATGGCTGGTCTTCTTTCTCATATGACAGCGAGCACTGAACTAGTTTTTGCTGACGGTACATCGAGACTTATTAAGACGAGGATTGATCCAATACAAATGCAGGTTTCCACCAGGAGTGGGAATAAAAAGGTAATGTATCGATCTCCGGCtgcgcaccaatggactttctatgtgcgcatttatcaGTCAGTCACCGGTGAAGTACTTGCCTTTGACCGAAAAAGTCGAggtcgtgtgtcaggcacaggaggccgactacttgcctatttgattgacagatcatgaaacagatacagaaatctaaggttttttgatttatatgttaatCGGGATATTGCatataaaatgttgttttgtataagtatatatatgatTCATAATTGTGTGGCTACGTGCAGATAGTAGACTgtgaaatgtttatttaaatttatgttataaatgttAGGAGTATATGTATAGTATATGTATTAGTATGATGGGTGAGACGTAAGAATCACAACATAGTAAAACACAaatagtaaagtaaaaaaatcatttaatcatgtaggtaacataatgtacacatatggacgtcaaaaaaatatatgaaatgcttctaatttaacatttagagccagttctcaaatcaagggcgtagaacggaagagaagaactggcaataaactctccgccactctttttaatcgccaagttttttgttttacacaatgtttgtaaggagctgcaaccgttacaccatgttccacatgacatatcaagtaattaataataacataaattaaaaaaaaaaaacaaagacttgtcctctatcagcagtaggcatattgaaataggagcacgcacttacattctcgtgggaaccacacgcaaatacatagtcgaaataactaacatcaccgcatataCGAtttcaagtccgaccagtcaccacaagtagcacccatTCACGAGTAATGCATGGCCCCCttgccatattttagggagagagaaaACTTATGATACactatttatttcttacataATACTTGTATATGTGGATACCAAAACTACTGAACATATTTTGATGAAACGTAAACTATCTCCTAATTTGGAATTCACCTGGGTGACTTTTAGTTTCCGAGGAAATTGTTGAcaaacatacatttatatttcacacACATGCTAATTGATCctcctcaaaggccggcaacgcacccactaaaaatgagTGTCCGTGGGCGGCGACGACTGCCCTTATTGGGCGTCCTGTGGTTTACAAatcattgtaaaataaaagtatcgAAATTTTCATCCACCAGGTGACACTAGTGTCCAATCTAGAAGCGTTCGGATTCGTTTTACCGACTCTTGCGCAAGAGTGCCAACGCGCAGTGGCGGCCTCTTGCGGAGTCACTCGGTCAGCTGGAGCCAGCCATGATCAGCTAATGTTGCAGGGAGATCAGGTGAGATTTCAATTTAGTTATTGTAACCGTTtaacttgtattaataaacattaaactattatagaagttatacttcctttggcgcgttagggaaaaatgatgagagtaaatttttacgatgcgcgcgcacatcgtcacaaaaaaccgacatccgcacaccgtcacaaaaacggacaccctgaatatctgttcaaacgtcggtaaaacagtctgggccgctagttggcgcttgctctgttttatcgacaagttgcattgtctgtcatggcgtagtgtttatttaaaacaaaataattatttctatacgAAAAAACCCGTtccaatgtgataaaaaaacatagtgtttattgtaaaatatcatgatgattagtatatattataaagtttctATTGGTAGTGAACATTAAAATGAAcaagaaaaatgcaattcgaaaagggaaacgtccctctaaagtgctcgaagaaaattactacgccaaagaaatataacttctaacgcgtgtacataagtacacacacatttatttatatattttaatatatattaatgtaacTGTATCAAATATATGGGTGATTCTCTTATAAGAGGTAACTATGGTGGCAATCTATTTAAAAGtggttttttaatctatacGTTGCTATTTCGTGCAATGAATCACATCACTTTAATgtcctttattaaataacattataattaaatgtctcattaaagcatatttttgtaaaactcgTTATATAGTCTAAAAAAGTCTCTACCCTGGCCTGTCCCCTTACCGGTTTTAGCTTAACTAgcatacaatacatacaatatttgtattatttgctAAACCAAACTATGTTTACcacaaacttaattaaatatacttaaatattattaaagaaaaattgaaaaatatttgcttattttcaataattttttaaacttaattgttGTCCCGCTTTTTTTGTGTATCTACCCTGGCAATATTCGCACCCCTGCtacagtataaaatataagatggCCACATTCCCGAACTCGCTCATTGACATTTAACAACGTGAAGTTAGCAATACTAAGCACAGAAGCGGTTAGATCGACGCCATTTGCCAGATGTTGTGACGTGAACGTGGGATGCAATGGTTTCGCAAGGTCATTGTGTCTCTCCACtggtaagtaataaaagttataattatcattttatttatttgcaattccTGACCTAATTTAGTAATACTGTAATAGTCAAACCTTGCTTTATTATAAGTTGAAAACTTTCTTggataaaccaaaataatgtattatgttatgaaAACGTCTTTCCCCTGGCGTCTTTCCCCTGGTAAGATTACTATAGTAATTGTGCCACCTATTTATTGTCTGTTTGTTACACACGCCAATATGGATCTGATTCTTACGGCACTATTCCAAGCCAAAGTTACATCAATTTTAAACCATCAAAATCTTCTtcgtataatttataaaaataaaggacTTCAATACAAAGAATTTGATATTAGTAATCCAATTTTTTGCAGAAAGTGGCAATCCAAGACTACCAATATAACTGATCCTAAAACGAATAAGACCAGAAAGGTgactaaatatttgaaaaaggtTATTCAGATATATCTACGTGATTTGATTATGCAGTTAGAAGACAACTTGGAGTATTTTCTTCACCATGAACTGAATATAGTCCACCAACATtctgcttttaaaattaataagacaaATTTGACAGTAAGAAAAGCTGTGATTCACGTGGACCTTAGTgactataaacaaaatacgcaGAAGAAACTCAAGCATTCCATTTTGGAGGTGCACGTCAACAGATGTCTGCACACAGTTGTAACTTACACGATAGAAGAGGCATCAGGTGAAGTAAAGACAACATGCTATTGTTCGATGTCacaatatttgttaaattcgCCTCCAGCTATATGGACATACTTACAGCCAATTTTGAACAGCTTGCCACCAGAAGTAGAGATCCTTATTTTTTGGAGCGATGGACCCGTAACACAATATCGCAACAAATAcatcttttattttcttgtcactcatttaataaaattttacccaGCTCTTAGAGACTTTACCTGGAATTACCATGAAGCTGGACACGGTAAGGGTGTTCCAGATGGTGTCGGTGCTGTTTGCAAAAGATCAGCCGACCTATTAGTAGCTAGTGgcaaagataataataaagatatagCCTGTCTGAGGGATTAGTCAGATGCTATTCAGAAAAACTGTCCTAGCATTAATATTTTCGTTATAAATGACAAAGATATTTCAGACAAAGACGCTTTGCTTGCTAGTGGTAAAACACACATAAAGACTTTTGCTGGTACTTTGCGCGTCCATCAGGTGTCATGGAACATTGAAGATGCGACAACATTGAAAATGAAGTCTTTAAACTGCTTTTGCAGTGAAGATATACATTGCGATCATTTTAAGCTTGGTACCATGACATAGTcgtctaataaaaaatctcgtCTCCGAGTCGAGGATGTTTACGGCCCCAATTCAGAGTCCGAAAACGAGACTCCATTTGACATTGAACAAATAATAACTTCGTAAGATCACAAGCAccaaataaagaatattcaaCAACTGTCGACATCCAAAGAAACGCCTAAAAACGGCGCATTTAGtctgatttataataaatatgataaaaaatgttgcctgattataaatttcaagaaCAATCTTTGATAAAAGTTgattatttcaattgtattctttgttttattgcttcTAATTATCTCCCCTGGTCAAATACGTATCTACCCTGATCTTCATGTCTCTACCCTGTCTGATGTATTTACCCTGGCCCTCTAAAAAgtgacaaaatatgttttaagtaaCTTGCCCTTACGTGAGTAGTTACATAAACGGGCCAAaagtcataatatatatatataatggaaAAACTCCAACTTTTCTCCTTGGCCGTCTCCTCCATAGACGAAAAACCTCTTATATAAGAACTACCCATATAATTGTCAGAGCTTAGGCAGcattttgattataatttcCTATTGAActtcaataaacaataatatgttTGCATGCAATTGCAATTTTAAGGAtacatttttatctaaaaatcaATTCAACCTTTGCAATTAAATTGaagtaataatactaaatctttctataataatatttaattaaatattgagaatagtatatattatgtgaatttttttttgattcaATACATCAACCATTGTCATTTAgatgtacatatttatttattaaagttcaccacatcatacataatactatatCTATGGTATGTGTTACAAgctcttttatctaaaatagaTGACAATttggtaaacataaatattacaaaaaataatttttttttaactataatttataaaaaataatgctttttatcattaaagagtattttctatgaaatttacaataactttaaatgtttgatgtattttattactttacatTACTCTATGATTGAATATgaaatagttattaaaatttagtcaatatttaatatgtcgAAActcatttgtaatattaaccTCTTTATTGACTTTTGGTAGTAATTGGgaactaaataattatacaccATTGCTTtgtaagaatttatttgtttaagttacagtaatatattttcatttgattaaacataaatattatatattttatttattaaataaaattaatgagtAATGTTTCTTTTCAGACACACTTCATGGCAAAGCttcttattgaaaaatatggtCTTCCCAAAAAATATCTGGATGGCGCAGACAAAGCTCTTAATaagaagaaataattatataagatgaaaataaaatgttgattttcataaaatttatttatttccaaaatacacaatttaaattaaaaactaattatggcAAATTTTGTAAAgccttatttaataaatctattcTATGGAagacaaaattaatataatgttattcataataatCTCATTTACATAGCACTTAGaaattatatctataattctataaaaaaatacaatttattcaaACTAATTCtagtacattttataattcaaatacacaaaatataattttcattaaatttcttaactagTTAAGGTGGGTTATGTCCGTTATCGAATTTACAATAAGAACTTATAACTAAGGAAGCATTTAGCTGCTTTATACCACaaccattaaaattaataatttcttaattaatattgatctAGGAGATCTAAATTTTCGTTGATGAcgacataaatttaaatggaGTTTTAAATGGTAAAAGAGACTtacgtttagtttttttgactGCTGGGGTTGGAAGGGATTCTGGTTGACGGATGGACCTTGTCCTTTCAAAAGTGCTTTCTCCAACCTCTGTACTCCATTGGCTTTTGCTTGATATGATTGAGCATCTTGATATATTGGAAGACTTAGATGTTATACTAGTTTTGGATGGAGTCTTCCTTAGATTACTCTTATTTGTTACATCAGAGAAAATATCACTTATTTTTGCTTGTTTATTGGGAGATGAGTGGCACCAATCGCTACCTCTTTTCTCAGATGTATCTACATTTAGATACTTAAACTTATTGATGTCCTGCCTCGGCACTTGATATCCTTCCTTATCTATATTATCTAGTTCATAAAAAGTTAATGTAACACTCTCATCACTGTCAACAAATGGATTGTTTGGTGTGAAGTGAACTTTCTTTGTAGATAAATCAGGGAATAGGTTTCGAGGCATGTTTTCCTTAGTTATCTTGGCTGCTGTGATAATCATGCTGCTGTCTCCATTGTCCGCTGATAGTGAGCTGTCTAGGTCTTCATAGGCATAACTTTTCCTTCGTCCACGAGAACGTACAGAGCCACTACGCCGACGAGGACGTCGTGACATCCATTGTTTTTTCTCATCAATGTGATTGATTTCAGGGGGCAAAGTAATGCCATTACTGTCTTTCACAGGGGTCTTACTAATACATACTAGTTTAGTATTGGGGCTGTTCTTGATTTCCTTAGCTAGTAGATCTCTCTCCCTTAGATTTAATGATTCTTCTCTCTGCCTCAACGCTACTAAGCGAGACATCCACTGATGGCTAAGGGTTTCTTGAGAAACTTTTTGGGCATCATCAATGAAGGTAGCAGGTTCACTGTAAGGTTTTCTGCTTCTAGGAACATAGCCAGGCAGCTCTAAAGCTAATGCAGCTACTGTTGGAGATAGACATTCGCTATTCAAGTTAGTGTGTGGTGTATTATTTTGCTTCTGCCTCCGAGATACTATGTTGCAGTAAATGGGGCTGTCATCTAACAGATGAGTTCTTGGCAGAGGTTTAATTTTCTTACACATATCCACAGCTTTCTCTGAATCACATTTATTGACTTCAGAACTTGTATAGTTGAACTTTAAAAGAATCTCAGATATATGTTTTGgaatttttaaagaatctGTGTTTGTGAGGACTGTAGGGTGATACAGGACTACATCTGGACGTAATATAGTATTTCTGTCCTCGATTATGAAGTTAATGACATCCTTAAGGTCGTCACTGTATTGTACCATGAATTCTTGTTCGCGTGGTATTTTTTCGGATCCACAGCACAGAGACTTGATTAAATACCCAACTTGCTGCATAACATCTTGAGGGATGAATTTTGGTGGATCTAAATCAAAGCTATTTATACGCAGTTCGCAGTTAGGGCTCACGAAAATCGATGCTGGTATTATGCATTTTTGTAACGTCACAAATTCTAAATTTTTCAGTTCTTTGCAAGCCCTTACAACTTCCAATAACGTATGCCATATAAAATCTTCTGAAAAATACTTCCCTTCCTCCTTTGAGACATCGATTAATTCTTGTAACGTCTGCCAAGGGTTGTATTCGAGAACAAAGTACAATGTCTTTGTTGGGCCGTGGAGAATTGTGTCGTAGTAACGTAGTAAGCTGCCTGATAACAATTTACCAATGGATTTCACTTCACCAACTACGTTTTGTATTTGTTCACTGGAATATGCAGAGCAATTGTATGCTTTCCAAGCAAATATGTTGTTAGTGACCTTGTGCTTCACTTTGTAGAACGTACCACCGCAAAACACGTCAAGAACTTGATAATCACTAAGCTTATCGgccattattatataatttgtacctttttaattaatttcccGCATTTTGTAACCGAAACAAGGCCCCCCAATTTTCAAACTGAATCAACGGCCAACGGTCAAAACTAGTGATGGCTATAAATCGGCTTTAGTCGGGAATAAGTTTGAAAAaccgatatttttatatctgtatACACAATAATGTCAGCAATTATtacgaaattaattatattgttaaaattcaTCATTTATaggctaaaataaatataataagtttcaTGGcgtttttcaattataaatattgttacttCTTCACTCATTGGTATTTTACCGGTTTTACGGAATACGATTGAAACTACTAATAATAATGGGTAAAATTTAGGAAGTTTAGGACTTTACTGCCTcaacaattaaagtaaaattaaatatttttaggcgTGTAAGTAATTCCTTgttgtgtatttaataattattaatattgaataagGTAAGTTACGAAGAAGGAAATAAGCGCTCTTGTTAACGACTGTAgtagttataaaattattttattttagagtaGATCGAGTTTCCCTATCTTTGTTTTCACACAAATTATAGGTCTACCAGgatctgatggcaaaaagggaaaaaagaaattgacgctagcaatactggggaaattggagtaacgttttgatacttttttttccttatattCTGCTGATTCTGTGTGATAcatgcaaaa
This genomic window contains:
- the LOC125061760 gene encoding serine/threonine-protein kinase Nek2-like produces the protein MADKLSDYQVLDVFCGGTFYKVKHKVTNNIFAWKAYNCSAYSSEQIQNVVGEVKSIGKLLSGSLLRYYDTILHGPTKTLYFVLEYNPWQTLQELIDVSKEEGKYFSEDFIWHTLLEVVRACKELKNLEFVTLQKCIIPASIFVSPNCELRINSFDLDPPKFIPQDVMQQVGYLIKSLCCGSEKIPREQEFMVQYSDDLKDVINFIIEDRNTILRPDVVLYHPTVLTNTDSLKIPKHISEILLKFNYTSSEVNKCDSEKAVDMCKKIKPLPRTHLLDDSPIYCNIVSRRQKQNNTPHTNLNSECLSPTVAALALELPGYVPRSRKPYSEPATFIDDAQKVSQETLSHQWMSRLVALRQREESLNLRERDLLAKEIKNSPNTKLVCISKTPVKDSNGITLPPEINHIDEKKQWMSRRPRRRSGSVRSRGRRKSYAYEDLDSSLSADNGDSSMIITAAKITKENMPRNLFPDLSTKKVHFTPNNPFVDSDESVTLTFYELDNIDKEGYQVPRQDINKFKYLNVDTSEKRGSDWCHSSPNKQAKISDIFSDVTNKSNLRKTPSKTSITSKSSNISRCSIISSKSQWSTEVGESTFERTRSIRQPESLPTPAVKKTKRKSLLPFKTPFKFMSSSTKI